In Pararge aegeria chromosome 27, ilParAegt1.1, whole genome shotgun sequence, one genomic interval encodes:
- the LOC120635683 gene encoding gastrula zinc finger protein XlCGF8.2DB-like isoform X3 produces the protein MENLKMEGQKSSNTEYVVVCKMERLDGLDVTTEQEDDSIDLTFPKDNFSNAILSDTPELGEQATDPLRPIKTETTVKITRLGTEVKSENEDSSSRGTEGSMKIVKTHVKMERLGETTSSSDSTLPDSPAPKKRRRSKRGTRTVTALACDFCEYKCKHQSVLAMHLRRHTGEKPFICDYCGAKFTRKHDLTSHIRRHTGEKPFRCGRCNARFIRKYDLTAHTKLHTGEKAFPCERCDRKFACKTRYTVHMRSHTGEKPFKCNICRAQFAVKQNYDGHMRSHTGEKPFACDRCDAKFKHKKSLVFHMRTHTGEKPFTCDMCRKKFSAKQYLITHINSHSGFKPFTCRHCGTRNKSKKCLTAHLDKFHRGKNKVKPILGREKKDKH, from the exons ATGGAAAACTTAAAGATGGAAGGCCAGAAGTCTTCCAATACTGAATATGTAGTTGTATGTAAAATGGAGCGTTTGGATGGCTTAGACGTCACTACGGAACAGGAAGATGACAGCATAGACCTCACCTTTCCCAAAGATAACTTTTCCAACGCCATACTATCTGATACTCCAGAATTGGGGGAACAAGCCACAGACCCGTTAAGACCAATTAAAACAGAAACAACCGTCAAAATCACCCGTCTTGGCACAGAAGTGAAGTCCGAAAATGAAGACTCATCATCCAGAGGTACTGAGGGGTCGATGAAAATAGTGAAAACACATGTGAAA atggaGCGTTTAGGTGAGACAACTTCGAGCTCAGACTCTACCTTACCTG ACTCGCCCGCGCCCAAGAAACGTCGTCGCTCAAAACGCGGCACTCGTACCGTCACGGCCCTCGCTTGCGATTTCTGCGAATACAAATGTAAACACCAGAGCGTACTCGCCATGCATTTGAGGCGACACACGGGCGAAAAGCCTTTCATTTGCGACTATTGCGGCGCCAAATTTACGCGAAAGCACGACCTAACCAGTCACATTCGAAGACACACGGGCGAGAAACCCTTCAGATGCGGCCGCTGTAATGCTAGGTTTATAAGGAAATACGACTTGACAGCGCACACAAAACTGCACACGGGCGAGAAAGCATTCCCCTGCGAGCGATGCGATAGGAAATTTGCATGCAAAACTCGTTATACCGTACACATGAGAAGTCACACGGGGGAGAAACCTTTTAAATGCAATATATGTAGAGCTCAATTCGCTGTGAAGCAGAATTACGACGGCCATATGCGCTCGCACACGGGGGAGAAACCGTTCGCCTGCGATCGGTGCGACGCTAagtttaaacacaaaaaaagttTAGTATTCCACATGAGGACTCACACGGGGGAAAAACCGTTCACGTGTGACATGTGCCGGAAAAAATTTTCAGCTAAGCAATATTTGATCACCCATATAAACTCCCATTCAGGCTTTAAACCTTTTACCTGTAGGCATTGCGGTACTCGTAATAAATCCAAAAAGTGTTTGACCGCTCATCTGGACAAGTTCCACAGAggcaaaaataaagttaaaccaATTTTGGGTCgtgaaaaaaaagataaacattAA